GGAGGAACTCCTCGCCGAGCTGCTGGAGTCCACGGTCGCGCCCTCGCTGGTGCTGGCCCGGCAGCTGCTCGCCGACGGCAAGCGGCCGGCGGCGCGCCGACTGTGGGAGCTGTGCCGTTCCGACGTGCTGCAGCTGTGTGGAGGGCCGTACAACCTGGGGGCGCTGTACCTGCTGCCCGAGGTGGCCGGTTCGCGCTTCTCGCAGTTCCGCCGGATGCGCGAAGAACTCAGGGAGGCCTACCGGACGTTGCTCGACGCCACGTCCGTCGGTGAGGAACTGGCCGGGGACAAGGCGGGGTTGGACCTGCGCAACGACCTGGTCTTCGGGCTCATCGAGGGCGTCATGCTGATCCACCGCTCCGATCCGGAGCGTCCCGTGACGGTCTTCGCGGCGGCCACGGCGGACGCGGCCCTGCGGATCGCGGGCGTCCGCCACGAGTAGGGGCGGGTGGCAGTGCCCGGAGCGCCTAGCTGCCGGTTTCCCAGCCGGCGGGGTCGGTCCAGGCCCGGAGTTCGCGGCCGCTCTCGAAGTGGTGGGCGGTCCCGGTGACCGGGTCGGTGAAGTCCAGTACCCGGGCCAGGAGTTGCAACGGGCGGCGGTAGTCGTCCGGGGCCGGGTCCGTGACCCGCGGGTACACCGGATCGCCGAGGATCGGCACGCCGAGGGCGTTCATGTGCACCCGCAGCTGGTGGGTGCGGCCGGTGTGCGGGGTCAGCCGGTAGCGGGCCAGGCCGCCGCGGGTGTCGGCGAGCTCGATCAGGCTCTCGGCGTTCGGCTCCCCGCCGGGGACCTCGACCGCGGCCATGACCCCGCGCGTCTTCTCGATCCGGCTGCGGACCGTACGGGGGAAGACCAGCGCCGGATCGTGGGCCGCGAGGGCCTCGTACTCCTTGTGCACCTCGCGCCGCTGGAAGAGGAGCTGGTAGGCGCCGCGGTCCTCGGGCCGGACGCTGAACATGACCAGCCCCGCGGTCAGCCGGTCCAGCCGGTGCGCAGGGCTGAGCTCCGGCAGGTCCAGCTCCTCGCGGAGCCGGGCCAGGGCGGTCTGCGTGACGTGGCTGCCGCGCGGGGTGGTCGCCAGGAAGTGCGGCTTGTCCACCACCAGCAGGTGCGGATCGCGGTGCACCACGCGCAGCGCGAAGGGGACGACCGGCTCGGGCTCCATGTCCCGGTGGAACCACAGGTACCCGCCGGGCTCGTACGGGTCCCCCGCGCGCAGCACCCGCCCGCCGGGCCCGAGCACCCGGCCGCCGGCCAGCAGGTGCGCGATGGAGTCCGCGCCGCGGGTGCCCGCGTACCGGGCGGTGAGGTAGGCGCCGAGATCCGGCCACATCCCCTCGGGATCGGCGGGCAGCCGCAGGCGCACGGGGTCGATTCCGGCGCGCTGGGGGAGCGGCGAGGGGGGTACCTGGGCTCTGCGTCTCATCGGGGACAGGCTATGCCGCTACTCCTGGGTGAAGGTGCCCAGGTGGGTGGCGTCGAGGTACTCGACGCGGAGCGTGCCGTCGGCGAAGGTCACCCCGGTGCGGCCGACCGCGTTCTCGCCGGTCGTCTCGAAGCTGAACGTGTTCCCGTCGTAGTGGGTGAGCGGGAAGCGCAGCGGCTTCGGGCCGAGGGAGAGGGTGAGCGCGCCGTCGGCGGCGGCGGTGACGGTGGCCTTGCCGTAGTACGGGTTGTCGTAGGTTCCGGTGTAACTCGCGCTGTCCTGGGCC
This genomic window from Streptomyces sp. NBC_01351 contains:
- a CDS encoding RluA family pseudouridine synthase gives rise to the protein MRRRAQVPPSPLPQRAGIDPVRLRLPADPEGMWPDLGAYLTARYAGTRGADSIAHLLAGGRVLGPGGRVLRAGDPYEPGGYLWFHRDMEPEPVVPFALRVVHRDPHLLVVDKPHFLATTPRGSHVTQTALARLREELDLPELSPAHRLDRLTAGLVMFSVRPEDRGAYQLLFQRREVHKEYEALAAHDPALVFPRTVRSRIEKTRGVMAAVEVPGGEPNAESLIELADTRGGLARYRLTPHTGRTHQLRVHMNALGVPILGDPVYPRVTDPAPDDYRRPLQLLARVLDFTDPVTGTAHHFESGRELRAWTDPAGWETGS
- a CDS encoding TetR/AcrR family transcriptional regulator, producing MSGGLAGGPKRVGRPRADQERPESGRPPREELLCAAAELFTVRGYAATTTRAVAERAGMRQATMYHYFGGKEELLAELLESTVAPSLVLARQLLADGKRPAARRLWELCRSDVLQLCGGPYNLGALYLLPEVAGSRFSQFRRMREELREAYRTLLDATSVGEELAGDKAGLDLRNDLVFGLIEGVMLIHRSDPERPVTVFAAATADAALRIAGVRHE